From a region of the Acinetobacter larvae genome:
- a CDS encoding acyl-CoA dehydrogenase C-terminal domain-containing protein → MPQYKAPLRDMQFVLHELLNAEQHYANLPAFKDNVSRELVDQYLDAAADFCENELSPLNQVGDREGCQWNDGEVTTPTGFKEAYQKYIELGFPSLAVPEQHGGQGLPSSLATTISEMVGAANWAWGMYPGLSHGAVRTIEHHGSDEQKAIYLPKLVTGEWTGTMCLTESHAGSDLGIIRTKAEPNDDGSYSITGEKIFISAGEHDMAENIIHIVLARLPGAPKGTKGISLFIVPKFNVAADGTLLDRNGVRCGSIEHKMGIHGNATCVINFDNAKGYLIGPENRGLHCMFTFMNTARIGTAVQGLSASESSFQGALAYAKDRLAMRSLSGPKFPEKAADPIIVHPAVRNMLLTQKAFAEGGRALVYLLSQYADIVEYGSTEEERKFADNILSLLTPIAKAFLTETGSEAAKHGVQVFGGHGFISEHGMEQIVRDTRISCLYEGTTEIQALDLLGRKVLQTQGAMLRDFTKIIHKFVEANKDNADMKAFIEPLAALNKEWGDLTMQIGMRAMQNPDEVGAAAVDYLYFAGYVTLAYLWARMALVAQQKLAEGTAETEFYKAKISTANFYFKKILPRVRSHVDVIAGGLEPLMELDAEHFAF, encoded by the coding sequence ATGCCACAATACAAAGCCCCCTTACGTGACATGCAATTCGTATTGCATGAATTATTAAATGCTGAACAACACTATGCTAATTTACCCGCATTCAAAGACAACGTAAGTCGTGAGCTAGTTGATCAATACTTAGACGCGGCAGCAGATTTTTGTGAAAATGAATTATCTCCACTGAATCAAGTGGGCGACCGCGAAGGCTGTCAATGGAATGATGGTGAAGTCACCACACCAACAGGCTTTAAAGAAGCCTATCAAAAATACATCGAGCTTGGTTTCCCATCACTTGCTGTGCCAGAACAACATGGTGGTCAAGGCTTACCAAGTTCATTAGCAACCACGATCTCTGAAATGGTCGGTGCTGCCAACTGGGCATGGGGCATGTACCCTGGTTTATCTCATGGTGCTGTTCGTACCATCGAGCATCATGGTTCTGATGAACAAAAAGCCATTTACTTGCCAAAACTCGTTACGGGTGAATGGACTGGTACCATGTGCTTGACTGAATCGCATGCAGGTTCAGATCTGGGGATTATTCGTACCAAAGCAGAACCAAATGATGATGGCAGTTATTCGATCACAGGCGAAAAAATCTTTATTTCCGCTGGTGAACACGATATGGCAGAGAACATCATCCATATTGTTCTTGCACGTTTACCTGGCGCACCCAAAGGCACCAAAGGTATCTCGCTGTTTATCGTACCAAAATTCAATGTCGCTGCTGATGGCACTTTACTTGACCGTAATGGCGTACGTTGTGGTTCGATTGAACACAAAATGGGGATTCATGGTAACGCAACCTGCGTGATCAACTTTGACAATGCCAAAGGTTATTTGATTGGACCTGAAAACCGTGGTCTACACTGCATGTTTACCTTTATGAATACCGCACGTATTGGTACTGCAGTACAAGGTTTATCAGCTTCTGAGAGTTCATTCCAAGGTGCTTTGGCCTATGCTAAAGATCGCTTGGCAATGCGTTCATTGTCTGGTCCTAAATTCCCAGAAAAAGCAGCTGACCCAATTATCGTACATCCCGCTGTACGCAACATGCTATTAACCCAAAAAGCATTTGCAGAAGGTGGTCGCGCACTGGTTTACCTACTTTCTCAATATGCCGATATCGTTGAATATGGCAGTACTGAAGAAGAACGTAAGTTTGCCGACAACATCCTGTCATTACTGACCCCGATTGCCAAAGCATTCTTAACTGAAACCGGTTCTGAAGCTGCCAAACATGGTGTTCAAGTATTTGGTGGACATGGCTTTATCTCTGAGCATGGTATGGAACAAATTGTTCGTGATACCCGTATCTCTTGCTTGTACGAAGGGACAACAGAGATTCAAGCGCTTGATTTGCTTGGTCGTAAAGTATTGCAAACTCAAGGTGCGATGCTACGTGACTTCACCAAAATTATTCATAAATTTGTTGAAGCCAACAAAGACAATGCCGACATGAAAGCCTTTATCGAGCCACTTGCTGCGCTCAATAAAGAATGGGGCGATCTCACCATGCAAATTGGTATGCGTGCAATGCAAAACCCAGATGAAGTGGGTGCTGCGGCAGTTGACTACCTCTACTTTGCTGGTTATGTGACACTTGCTTATCTCTGGGCACGCATGGCATTGGTTGCACAGCAAAAATTGGCTGAAGGTACTGCTGAAACTGAGTTCTATAAAGCCAAAATTAGCACTGCAAACTTCTACTTCAAGAAAATCTTGCCACGTGTACGTTCTCATGTAGATGTGATTGCCGGTGGCTTAGAGCCATTGATGGAATTAGATGCAGAACACTTTGCATTCTAA
- the baeS gene encoding sensor histidine kinase efflux regulator BaeS, giving the protein MSTRRIPIALRLFSTVLLTTLLIITLGLGVLHWTMQRNFSQYVADVEMQKLDPLIDNLAGVYGVYQDWGNAIQAQILQIEGDAAPDDYDKLSHWWLRRQYDISLQQRYFSEHAMMQGVAPSDDDKDNVWLDQQDLKVLQDNLPSEYRPFEGIRFPLSANQSFYLTKNKDNDKRHKADEKEHKVDEQLLTSGVTAQPTKRIIAMPDRLGLSSRLSLYDAQKNFIVGEPSNQQLSFRPIMVNQEIVGYLGLRPVLDQEDALSINFFSNQKRYLLFVYLTTFLASLIAALLLATYIKQPIQRLLQATRELTNGNYRHQVKINRNDELGDLSNELNQLAEILDQHERSRQQWVGDTSHELKTPLAVLQAQIEAMQDGIRKATPEHLAAMMSQVNSLKKLTQDLADLAQADALQLQCYLAAVDPWHVVLQEVEYFKPKIEQAGLQIMISGQGAELSLDVDRFKQIVVNLLSNSVRYTEQGGQISIHTQQDDDSWSLLVDDSPLGLSDEQLQRLGERFYRVDDSRTRSTGGTGLGLALSAKIAQAMGGNLSFDHSPLGGLRCKLSFKKLTKL; this is encoded by the coding sequence TTGAGTACACGACGCATTCCGATTGCATTACGTTTGTTTTCTACAGTGTTATTGACCACCTTGCTGATTATCACCTTGGGATTAGGGGTATTGCATTGGACGATGCAGCGTAATTTTAGTCAGTATGTTGCTGATGTCGAAATGCAAAAACTTGATCCATTAATTGATAATCTCGCTGGTGTTTATGGTGTTTACCAAGATTGGGGCAATGCCATTCAAGCGCAAATTTTGCAAATAGAAGGTGATGCTGCACCAGATGATTATGATAAATTGTCGCATTGGTGGTTACGACGCCAATATGATATTTCCCTACAGCAGCGTTATTTTAGCGAACACGCCATGATGCAAGGTGTGGCGCCCAGTGACGATGACAAAGACAATGTTTGGTTAGATCAGCAGGACTTAAAAGTTTTACAAGATAATCTGCCTTCAGAATATCGACCTTTTGAAGGCATACGTTTTCCATTAAGTGCCAACCAGAGTTTTTATTTAACCAAAAATAAAGACAATGATAAACGTCATAAAGCTGATGAAAAAGAGCATAAAGTAGATGAGCAGTTGCTGACGAGTGGTGTTACTGCACAACCGACCAAGCGTATTATCGCCATGCCTGATCGCTTAGGATTAAGCTCACGTTTATCATTATATGATGCGCAGAAAAATTTTATCGTGGGTGAACCGAGTAATCAGCAATTGTCTTTTCGCCCGATTATGGTCAATCAAGAAATAGTGGGTTATTTAGGTTTGAGACCCGTATTAGATCAAGAAGATGCATTGAGTATTAACTTCTTTAGTAATCAAAAACGTTATTTACTCTTTGTTTACTTGACGACTTTCTTGGCGAGTTTAATCGCAGCGTTATTATTGGCAACTTATATTAAACAACCGATTCAACGCTTATTACAAGCAACCCGTGAATTGACCAATGGTAATTATCGTCATCAAGTAAAGATTAACCGCAATGATGAATTGGGCGATTTATCCAATGAGTTAAACCAATTGGCTGAAATCTTAGATCAACATGAGCGTTCACGGCAGCAGTGGGTCGGCGATACCTCACATGAATTAAAAACGCCATTGGCGGTTCTGCAAGCACAAATTGAAGCCATGCAAGATGGTATCCGTAAAGCGACCCCAGAGCATTTGGCTGCGATGATGAGTCAAGTCAATAGTTTGAAAAAACTCACCCAAGACCTTGCCGATTTAGCACAGGCAGATGCATTGCAACTACAGTGCTATCTGGCCGCTGTTGATCCTTGGCATGTGGTTTTACAAGAGGTTGAATATTTTAAACCTAAAATTGAGCAAGCGGGTCTACAGATCATGATCAGTGGGCAAGGCGCTGAACTGAGTTTAGACGTTGATCGTTTCAAACAAATCGTGGTCAACCTACTCAGCAATAGTGTGCGCTATACCGAACAAGGCGGTCAGATTTCAATCCATACTCAGCAGGATGATGATAGTTGGTCTTTGTTGGTCGATGATAGTCCGCTGGGTCTTAGTGATGAACAATTACAGCGTTTAGGTGAACGTTTCTATCGGGTAGATGACTCGCGCACGCGTAGTACCGGCGGAACGGGTTTAGGCTTGGCGCTCTCTGCCAAAATTGCACAAGCCATGGGAGGGAACTTGAGTTTTGATCATTCCCCATTGGGTGGATTGCGCTGTAAGCTCAGCTTTAAAAAGTTAACTAAGCTTTAA
- a CDS encoding response regulator — MRYIMLVEDETELANLVRDYLEAAGYEVGVFYDGLEAYQSYQQRKPSLMILDLMVPRMDGLTICRKVREQTDLPIIMVTARTEEIDRVLGLNMGADDYVCKPFSPKELVARVQAVLRRLERKSQPEENTLFRIDKAQQRIWYQQKVLNLTPTEFRLLELFIEHVGQVYSRAQLLDHINPDSFDVADRVIDSHIKNLRRKIADVADTGNRHEWVQAVYGVGYRFEYPNE; from the coding sequence ATGCGATATATCATGCTGGTTGAAGATGAAACCGAGCTTGCCAATTTGGTCCGTGATTATCTTGAAGCTGCAGGCTATGAAGTGGGTGTATTTTATGATGGTTTAGAGGCTTACCAAAGCTATCAACAACGTAAGCCTAGCTTAATGATTTTAGACCTGATGGTGCCGCGTATGGATGGTTTGACCATATGTCGTAAAGTCCGCGAGCAAACTGATTTACCGATTATTATGGTCACTGCACGCACTGAAGAAATTGACCGTGTCTTAGGGCTCAATATGGGCGCTGATGATTATGTTTGTAAACCCTTTAGCCCCAAAGAATTGGTGGCTCGGGTACAGGCTGTATTACGTCGTTTAGAGCGTAAGAGTCAACCCGAAGAAAATACTTTATTCCGTATCGACAAAGCTCAGCAACGGATCTGGTATCAACAAAAAGTATTGAATTTGACCCCTACAGAGTTTCGTTTGCTTGAGTTGTTTATTGAGCATGTTGGGCAAGTTTATTCGCGTGCTCAGTTACTCGATCACATCAACCCTGATAGTTTTGATGTTGCTGACCGTGTTATTGATAGCCATATCAAAAACTTACGCCGTAAAATTGCAGATGTTGCCGATACCGGTAACCGCCATGAATGGGTACAAGCCGTGTATGGTGTGGGCTATCGTTTTGAATATCCCAATGAATAA
- a CDS encoding protein adenylyltransferase SelO encodes MQFIQRYPTLDSQLYHHQAPQPLTQTIAGHFNQALAEQLQWTEQEQAQWLDICSGQRCFDEFRPLAMVYAGHQFGQWAGQLGDGRGLLIAQVQDKNAQVIDLHLKGAGKTPYSRMGDGRAVLRSVIREYLAGHALNALGVASSNAVGFSSSTQMIQREHLEPAAMLLRSADSHIRLGHFEWINQYAPELLKDFTEHCIAWHYPHCLAAPSPILAFAHEVIQATAKMIAQWQLCGFAHGVMNTDNLNITGSTLDFGPYGFMERFRPNWINNHSDQQGRYTYQQQPSIGHWNLWIWLNNLMPLAPAAAKEQFKTQLVDCLEGYETAFLTHYQQGLCAKMGLPDFHKDSFDCALRFLRILQAEQLDYTQSFQRLQHQHYTALRDDCLDLREFDEFLQQYHQIREYQDHDALTRLMQQNNPIYILRNHMAQTAIEKAEQNDFSEVDRLFQLLAQPYSRQSSLERPEDLAPLPADQAAVSVSCSS; translated from the coding sequence ATGCAATTTATCCAACGCTATCCTACGCTGGATTCCCAGCTCTACCACCACCAAGCTCCTCAGCCCTTAACACAAACCATTGCCGGGCATTTTAACCAAGCCTTGGCAGAACAATTACAATGGACTGAACAAGAGCAAGCACAATGGCTCGACATCTGTAGTGGTCAACGCTGCTTTGATGAATTCCGCCCCTTGGCCATGGTTTATGCAGGGCACCAATTTGGACAATGGGCGGGGCAACTTGGCGATGGTCGTGGTCTTCTCATCGCCCAAGTCCAAGATAAAAATGCTCAAGTGATTGACCTACACCTAAAAGGTGCAGGTAAAACGCCTTATTCTCGTATGGGAGATGGTCGTGCTGTACTGCGCTCTGTGATTCGTGAATACCTTGCAGGTCATGCCCTCAATGCCTTAGGCGTTGCCTCAAGTAATGCCGTGGGTTTTAGCAGCTCCACGCAAATGATACAGCGCGAACACTTAGAACCTGCAGCCATGTTATTACGCAGCGCAGATAGCCATATTCGCTTAGGGCATTTTGAGTGGATTAATCAATATGCGCCTGAACTACTTAAAGATTTTACTGAGCACTGCATTGCATGGCACTATCCACATTGTTTAGCCGCACCGTCTCCCATATTGGCATTTGCGCATGAGGTCATTCAAGCGACCGCCAAAATGATTGCCCAATGGCAACTCTGTGGTTTTGCCCATGGCGTGATGAATACAGATAACCTCAATATTACCGGTTCTACTTTAGATTTTGGACCTTATGGTTTTATGGAGCGTTTCAGACCCAACTGGATCAATAACCATTCTGACCAACAAGGTCGTTATACCTATCAACAACAACCCAGTATCGGTCACTGGAATCTATGGATCTGGCTGAATAACCTCATGCCACTTGCGCCTGCCGCAGCAAAAGAGCAATTCAAGACACAACTTGTCGACTGTCTAGAAGGCTATGAAACAGCTTTTCTCACCCACTATCAGCAAGGGCTCTGTGCCAAGATGGGCTTACCCGATTTTCATAAAGATAGCTTTGATTGCGCACTACGTTTTTTAAGAATTCTACAAGCAGAACAACTGGACTACACGCAAAGCTTCCAACGCTTACAGCACCAACACTACACGGCTTTACGTGATGACTGCCTTGATCTACGCGAATTTGATGAGTTTTTACAGCAATACCACCAGATCCGTGAATATCAAGACCATGATGCCTTAACCCGCTTGATGCAGCAAAATAATCCTATTTATATTTTACGCAACCATATGGCGCAAACGGCTATTGAAAAAGCAGAGCAAAATGACTTCAGTGAAGTGGATCGCTTATTCCAGTTATTGGCTCAACCGTATAGCCGACAAAGCTCGCTTGAACGACCTGAGGATCTTGCACCACTCCCTGCAGATCAAGCTGCAGTATCGGTGAGTTGTTCTTCTTAA
- a CDS encoding acyl-CoA desaturase, translated as MNPPLPQAPLNWTAIFALVVLPIVAVIAIPLYAYHHDFSVAAWISLFVLLGVSSLGITAGYHRLWAHKAYDANLALQIILMIAGTFAVQNSILYWASGHRTHHRHVDDIERDPYSIKNGFWYAHLGWMLRDYPAAEPNFKNAPDLQKNKLVMFQHRYYVPLTILVHIAILGSIGWAVGDLWGVVLLGGLLRLIISHHVTFFINSLCHMWGKRPYTDENTARDNFWLAIATWGEGYHNYHHIFQYDYRNGVKWWQYDPTKWLIWSFSKLGMATNLRRIPSFNIKKAELAMRFKYAEQDLAVYGHDMSADLSALKQKVAQEYEAFTHTLNDWTKLKEQELQAKKAAVAEKIHQMDIKLKVDFQLAEQKLTYHRERLETLMRNIKKNTAAE; from the coding sequence ATGAATCCTCCCCTACCTCAAGCCCCATTAAACTGGACCGCTATTTTTGCATTGGTTGTTTTACCCATTGTTGCTGTCATTGCAATTCCGCTATATGCCTATCATCACGATTTTAGCGTAGCGGCTTGGATCAGTTTATTTGTATTACTTGGCGTGAGTAGTCTCGGTATTACTGCAGGCTATCACCGTTTATGGGCACATAAAGCCTATGATGCCAATTTAGCATTGCAAATCATTTTGATGATTGCTGGCACTTTTGCGGTTCAAAATAGTATTTTATATTGGGCTTCTGGACATCGAACCCACCATCGTCATGTCGATGATATCGAACGTGATCCTTATTCAATTAAAAACGGTTTTTGGTATGCACACTTGGGTTGGATGTTGCGAGATTATCCAGCAGCAGAACCCAATTTTAAAAATGCCCCCGATCTACAAAAAAACAAATTAGTCATGTTCCAACATCGCTACTATGTTCCCCTTACCATTCTTGTGCACATTGCCATTCTTGGTAGCATTGGCTGGGCTGTGGGTGACCTCTGGGGTGTGGTGTTATTGGGTGGTTTATTACGCCTGATCATTAGCCACCATGTGACTTTCTTTATTAACTCACTCTGTCATATGTGGGGTAAACGCCCATATACCGATGAAAACACAGCACGTGACAACTTCTGGCTTGCCATTGCTACATGGGGCGAGGGTTATCATAACTATCATCATATCTTCCAATACGATTACCGTAATGGCGTAAAATGGTGGCAATATGACCCAACCAAATGGTTAATTTGGAGCTTCTCAAAACTCGGTATGGCGACCAATCTACGTCGTATCCCGAGCTTTAATATTAAAAAAGCAGAACTGGCTATGCGCTTTAAATATGCAGAGCAAGATTTGGCGGTCTATGGGCATGATATGAGTGCTGATTTATCGGCACTGAAACAAAAAGTCGCACAAGAATATGAGGCTTTTACCCATACCCTCAATGACTGGACTAAACTCAAAGAGCAAGAGTTACAAGCGAAAAAAGCGGCTGTTGCAGAGAAAATCCATCAAATGGATATCAAGCTCAAAGTTGATTTTCAATTGGCAGAACAAAAACTGACTTATCATCGTGAGCGCCTAGAAACCTTGATGCGCAATATCAAAAAAAATACTGCTGCTGAATAG
- a CDS encoding glycerophosphodiester phosphodiesterase translates to MRIIGHRGARGEAPENTLAGFHYLKDLGIRAVEFDVRQLSDQQLVVIHDDHFQRTAQQALKLTGLAYQDIQHINQAALWSDHAQQATPLLSDVLPILADFEHIEVEIKSVESSAAAEQLIEQLSPMLDAFTQQVVVTSFDPKILIALQLQRSTLRRGLLVEMDIATQAIDFALQLGCCQIGWQDQLVNSSILNAMQQAQLNCSVWTVNDVERAKLLADHGVQGLITDYPKRMQQYLSTT, encoded by the coding sequence ATGAGAATTATTGGTCATCGTGGTGCGCGTGGCGAAGCACCAGAAAACACCCTTGCAGGATTTCACTACCTGAAAGACTTAGGAATACGTGCAGTGGAATTTGATGTGCGCCAACTCAGTGATCAACAACTGGTGGTCATACACGATGATCATTTTCAACGGACTGCACAACAAGCGCTCAAACTAACTGGCTTAGCTTACCAAGACATACAACATATAAATCAAGCCGCGCTGTGGTCCGATCATGCACAGCAAGCTACGCCTTTATTGAGCGATGTACTGCCCATACTGGCTGACTTTGAGCATATTGAAGTCGAAATTAAAAGCGTAGAAAGTAGCGCCGCAGCGGAACAGCTGATTGAACAACTCTCGCCTATGCTAGATGCTTTCACACAACAAGTTGTGGTGACAAGCTTTGATCCCAAGATTTTGATTGCCTTGCAGCTGCAACGCAGCACACTACGACGAGGTTTGCTGGTCGAGATGGATATAGCAACACAAGCAATTGATTTTGCATTGCAATTAGGATGTTGCCAGATTGGCTGGCAAGATCAATTGGTCAATAGCAGCATATTGAATGCCATGCAGCAAGCTCAGCTGAATTGCAGTGTTTGGACGGTCAATGACGTGGAACGGGCTAAATTACTAGCAGACCACGGCGTGCAAGGTTTAATTACCGATTACCCAAAGCGCATGCAACAGTATTTATCCACTACATAA